The following are from one region of the Oryzias melastigma strain HK-1 linkage group LG22, ASM292280v2, whole genome shotgun sequence genome:
- the krit1 gene encoding krev interaction trapped protein 1 (The sequence of the model RefSeq protein was modified relative to this genomic sequence to represent the inferred CDS: added 90 bases not found in genome assembly): protein MGNEDSLEDVFVAVIRPKNPISLSSKEYKAKAYEILLREVPSEGKEKKRKKVLLATKIPSGDKSKSILDYVEDTMRPICGSSAGRRVVHMRTFPAEGGADGAPLFVVPVGVKDSSKPVQNPGSPSFYCLQDIMRVCSETSAHFCGATARMLLALDRWLAEQHTVPHAIPALFRPAPLERVKTNVSNPAYSGEGGRSPEDLHMGYTALEIKSKMMSLEKADICVLNPLFGSDLQYTNRVDKVIINPYFGLGAPDYSKIQIPKREKWQHGPNCLAEDKKHQWVDDFPLHRSACEGDTELLSKLLDGGFSVKQLDSDHWAPIHYACWHGKVEATKLLLEKGNCNPNLLNGQLSSPLHFAARGGHAETVQLLLQHPEIDRHIEDQQKRSPLQVCEENKQNEWEETIKLLQHASSKPYEKVRIYRMDDSYRSVELKHGNNTTVQQIMEGMRLSPETQQYFTIWICSENLHLQLKPYHKPLQHLRIWTEIVTDLTVLDPQRETPQLFLRRDVRLPLETEKKIEDPLAILILFDEARHFLLKGFFPAPDSKLITLASLLLQIIYGNYESKKHKQGFLNEENLKSIVPISKVKSKAYHWTNRILHDYKALSTSEGVSKEMHHLQRLFLQNCWDIPTYGAAFFTGQVYTKASASNHKVIRVYVGVNTKGLHLMNMETKVLLISLEFGTFMWQLGHADQYFQIHSGDNKMNIIVHTKQAGLIVKLLMKLSGHMTPNDKGTTEKYAYG, encoded by the exons ATGGGGAACGAGGACAGCCTTGAAGACGTGTTTGTCGCCGTCATCCGTCCGAAGAATCCCATCAGTCTGAGCTCAAAGGAGTACAAGGCCAAAGCCTACGAG ATCCTGCTGAGAGAAGTTCCTTCAGAGGGGAAGGAGAAGAAACGAAAGAAAGTTCTGCTGGCGACCAAGATCCCGTCCGGAGACAAGTCCAAGTCCATCCTGGACTATGTGGAGGACACGATGAGGCCGATCTGTGGGAGCTCAGCAG GAAGGAGGGTGGTCCACATGAGGACGTTTCCTGCCGAGGGCGGCGCCGACGGCGCTCCTCTGTTCGTGGTTCCGGTTGGAGTCAAAG ATAGCAGCAAACCGGTCCAGAACCCGGGCAGCCCCAGCTTCTACTGCCTCCAGGACATCATGCGGGTCTGCAGCGAGACCAGCGCCCACTTCTGCGGCGCCACCGCCAGGATGCTGCTGGCCTTGGACAG ATGGTTAGCGGAGCAGCACACGGTCCCACACGCCATCCCCGCTCTGTTCCGGCCGGCGCCGCTGGAGCGGGTCAAGACCAACGTCAGCAACCCGGCCTACAGCGGCGAGGGGGGGCGGAGCCCCGAGGACCTGCACATGGGCTACACCGCTCTGGAGATCAAGAGCAAGATGATGTCCCTGGAGAAGGCCGACATCTGCGTCCTGAACCCGCTGTTCGGGTCGGACCTGCAGTACACCAACCGG GTGGACAAAGTCATCATCAACCCCTACTTTGGTCTGGGAGCTCCGGATTACTCCAAGATCCAGATCCCCAAGAGGGAGAAGTGGCAGCACGGGCCCAACTGTTTGGCAGAAGACAA GAAGCACCAGTGGGTGGACGACTTTCCCCTCCACCGCAGCGCCTGTGAGGGCGACACCGAACTGCTGTCCAAGCTCCTGGACGGCGGCTTCTCCGTCAAGCAGCTGGACAGCGACCACTGGGCCCCCATCCACTACGCCTGCTG GCACGGGAAGGTGGAGGCAACCAAGTTGCTGCTGGAGAAAGGCAACTGCAACCCGAACCTGCTGAACGGCCAGCTCAGCTCTCCTCTGCACTTCGCCGCCAGAGGAGGCCACGCAGAGACCgtgcagctcctgctgcagcaccCCGAGATCGACCGG CACATAGAGGACCAGCAGAAGAGATCGCCCCTCCAGGTGTGTGAGGAGAACAAGCAGAACGAGTGGGAGGAGACCATCAAGCTCCTGCAGCACGCCAGCAGCAAGCCT TACGAGAAGGTCCGGATCTACCGCATGGACGACTCGTACCGCTCGGTGGAGCTGAAACACGGCAACAACACCACCGTGCAGCAGATCATGGAGGGCATGCGGCTCTCTCCGGAGACGCAACAGTACTTCACCATCTGGATCTGCTCCGAGAACCTGC ACCTGCAGTTGAAGCCGTACCACAAGCCGCTGCAGCACCTCCGGATCTGGACCGAGATCGTGACGGACTTGACCGTCCTGGACCCTCAGAGGGAGACGCCGCAGCTGTTCCTGCGCCGGGACGTCCGGCTGCCTCTGGAGACGGAGAAGAAG ATCGAGGACCCTCTGGCCATCCTGATCCTGTTCGACGAGGCTCGCCACTTCCTGCTGAAGGGCTTCTTCCCCGCCCCGGACAGTAAGCTGATCACGCTGGCCAGCCTCCTCCTGCAGATCATCTACGGCAACTACGAGAGCAAGAAGCACAAGCAGGGCTTCCTGAA TGAGGAGAACCTGAAGTCCATCGTTCCCATCTCTAAAGTCAAGAGCAAAGCTTACCACTGGACCAACCGGATCCTCCACGACTACAAA GCTCTGAGCACCAGTGAGGGAGTCAGTAAGGAGATGCACCACCTGCAGCGGCTGTTCCTCCAGAACTGCTGGGACATCCCCACCTACGGCGCCGCCTTCTTCACCGGCCAGGTCTACACCAAAGCCAGCGCCAGCAACCACAAGGTCATCCGCGTGTACGTGGGCGTCAACACCAAGGGGCTGCACCTCATGAACATGGAGACCAAG GTCCTCCTCATCAGCCTGGAGTTTGGCACCTTCATGTGGCAACTCGGACACGCCGACCAGTACTTCCAGATCCACAGCGGGGACAACAAGATGAACATCATCGTGCACACCAAGCAG
- the LOC112148369 gene encoding lanosterol 14-alpha demethylase translates to MSMHLYQMGVKVLGETVHQNLTSVLLAATCVTLTVAYVSKVLLRAGARGEEKAPPHIPSSIPFLGHAVAFGKSPIEFLEKAYDQYGPVFSFTMVGKTFTYLLGSDAAALMFNSKNEDLNAEDVYSKLTTPVFGKGVAYDVPNPIFLEQKKMFKTGLNVARFREHVKLIEAETAAYFQRWGDGGERNLFEALSELIILTASSCLHGKEVRGMLDERVAQLYADLDGGFSHAAWLLPSWLPLPSFRKRDRAHREIKKIFFRAIEKRRKSGERVDDFLQTLMDATYKDGRPLDDNEIAGMLIGLLLAGQHTSSTTSAWMGFFLAKDRTLQERCYAEQKAVCGEELPPLDFDQLKDLSLLERCLKETLRLRPPIMTMMRMARTPQTAAGFTIPVGHQVCVSPTVNHRLRDAWAKRTEFNPDRYLHDNPAAGEKFAYVPFGAGRHRCIGENFAYVQIKTIWSTLLRTYEFELVDGYFPSINYSTMIHTPHNPVIRYRRRTP, encoded by the exons ATGTCGATGCACCTGTACCAGATGGGCGTGAAGGTTCTGGGGGAGACGGTCCACCAGAACCTGACCTCGGTACTGCTGGCCGCCACCTGCGTCACCCTGACGGTGGCCTACGTCTCCAAGGTTCTGCTGAGGGCGGGAGCGCGCGGAGAGGAG aagGCTCCTCCTCACATCCCCTCCAGTATCCCCTTCCTGGGTCACGCTGTTGCTTTCGGCAAAAGTCCCATCGAGTTTCTGGAGAAAGCCTACGACCAG TACGGCCCCGTCTTCAGCTTCACCATGGTGGGGAAGACCTTCACGTACCTGCTGGGCAGCGACGCCGCCGCGCTCATGTTCAACAGCAAGAACGAGGACCTGAACGCCGAGGACGTTTACTCCAAACTCACCACGCCCGTGTTCGGGAAGGGCGTGGCCTACGACGTCCCCAACCCG atcttcctggagcagaagaagatgttCAAGACCGGCCTGAACGTGGCGCGCTTCCGGGAGCACGTGAAGCTGATCGAGGCGGAGACGGCGGCGTACTTCCAGAGATGGGGGGACGGCGGCGAGCGCA ACCTGTTCGAGGCTCTGTCCGAGCTCATCATCCTCACCGCCAGCAGCTGTCTGCACGGGAAGGAGGTCCGCGGCATGCTGGACGAGCGCGTGGCGCAGCTGTACGCCGACCTGGACGGAGGATTCAGCCACGCCGCCTGGCTGCTGCCCAGCTGGCTGCCGCTGCCCAGCTTCAG GAAGAGAGATCGAGCTCACAGAGAGATCAAGAAGATCTTCTTCAGGGCGATCGAGAAACGCCGCAAATCTGGAGAGAGAGTGGACGACTTCCTGCAGACCCTCATGGACGCCACGTACAA AGACGGCCGTCCTCTGGACGATAACGAGATCGCGGGGATGCTGATCGGCCTCCTCCTCGCGGGTCAGcacacctcctccaccaccagcGCCTGGATGGGCTTCTTCCTGGCCAAAGACCGGACGCTGCAGGAGCGCTGCTACGCCGAGCAGAAGGCCGTGTGTGGAGAAGAGCTGCCTCCTCTGGACTTTGATCAG CTGAAGGACCTCAGCTTGCTGGAGCGCTGTCTGAAGGAGaccctgaggctccgcccacctaTCATGACCATGATGAGAATGGCCCGCACGCCTCAG ACGGCGGCGGGGTTCACCATCCCGGTGGGACACCAGGTCTGCGTCTCGCCGACCGTCAACCACCGCCTGCGGGACGCCTGGGCCAAGAGGACGGAGTTCAACCCCGACCGCTATCTCCATGACAACCCGGCTGCCGGGGAGAAGTTCGCCTACGTGCCGTTTGGAGCCG GCCGCCATCGCTGCATCGGAGAGAACTTCGCCTACGTCCAGATCAAAACCATCTGGTCCACGCTGCTGCGCACGTACGAGTTTGAGCTGGTGGACGGATACTTCCCCTCCATCAACTACAGCACCATGATCCACACGCCGCACAACCCCGTCATCCGGTACCGGAGGAGGACGCCGTGA